From the Paenibacillus sp. MMS20-IR301 genome, the window AGGCGCTGCGGCTGCAGGCGGCGGATTACATTCTGAAATATGAGGACAATGAAGTGATCTTAAACGCGGTGGCAGCGGCCGCCAGTACCTTTCTGGCGGAGAGGAAAGAGGCTGAAAAAGCCCGGAAGAGCCAGTCCCTGATCCAGAATAAGTTCCTGGCGGAGCTGCTTGAGGGCTGTGCCAATCCGCAGTGGGCCCGGGTTGAGCTGGGCAATCTGGGCATAGCGGCACCGGAAGAATTCTTTCAGGTTGCGGTGATTCAGCCGGAGGACGGCCGCCGGTTCGCCCGCCAGGGAGAAGGGGATAATGCGGAGCTGCTGCTCTTCTCTATCGGCAATATCTGCTCTGAGCTGGGGGCGGAGGCGTTCCCTTACCGGTATCCGGTAGTCTATAACAACCGGGTGAATCTGCTCTTTAACCTTCCCGCTGCGGATACAGGGGAGGACCCGGCGGCAGAATGCCTGCCAGTGCATCTGGAGAAAATCCGCCGGACACTGGAGGATTATTTGAAGCTTCAGGTCAGCGTTGGTCTGGGGACATGCCGCAAAGGTATAGAGCGGATCTCACTTTCTTACGGCGAGGCGCTGGCTGCTGCGCAGCTGAAGCCGATTACCGGCGAAGCCGGGGTGTTCGTCAGCGGTGAAATCCGCCATTCGCAGAGCTCGCATCATTCCCTGCTGAAGGAGATGGAGCGGTACATCCGGCAGCATTTCCGTGAGGAGGAGCTTAATCTGACGGCCATTGCCGGTCATGTTCATATTTCACCTGCCTATGCCAGCACGCTGTTCAAGAAGTATAAAGGCACCAACTTCAGTGAGTACCTGATTCAGCTGCGCATGGACAAGGCTGCGGAGCTGCTGGCGGCTACGGACGCGAAATCCTACGAGGTGGCGGAGCAGGTGGGCTACCGCAATCCGCAATACTTCAGCGTGCTGTTCAAGAAGCATTACGGCAAATCGCCTTCGGAATACCGCAGGGACCAGCAGCAGATATAAGGTGAAGTTATTTCAAACAAACCTGTTAAAGAAAACAAACAATCTTTGAAAGATAGTTTATTCAGCACGTTCACGCTCTGGTTTAAGATAAGCGTGGAGGTGCTGTTATGGAATTATCCCAATCAACCGGCGGCAAGAGAATGACCGTCAAATCTAAATTATCGCGTAAAAAAACAGGCGACCGCTGGTTTCCGTACCTGCTGATCGCACCGACGGTTCTGCTGATTGCAGGACTGCTCGTCTTCCCGATCTTCAGGGTGTTTGACCTCAGTGTGCAAAGCTATGATTTCACCAGGCTGCAGAAGGCAGGGTACATCGGGCTTGAGAACTTCCGGAATATCTTTACTAAGGATGATATGTTCTACTCTTCGCTGTGGATCACTGTGAAGTGGGTGCTGATAGAGGTAGTGCTGCAGCTGGTGTTCGGTCTGATTGTCGCGCTGCTGCTGAATCAGGCGTTCAGGCTGCGCGGTCTGGTCCGCTCCATGGTGCTTGTCCCTTGGGCCGTGTCGGGGGTACTCACCACCATGCTGTGGTCCCTGATGTTCAACCAGCATATCGGTGTCATTAACGATATCCTGATGAAGCTGGGCCTGATCTCTGAGCCGGTGGCCTGGCTGGCCAATATTCATACGGTTTTTGGCTCCGTGGTGGTCGCCGAGCTGTGGCGCGGCATTCCGTTCTTCGCAATTACACTGCTGGCTGCGCTGCAGACCATTCCGCATGAGGTATACGAATCCTGCGAGGTGGACGGGGCGGGGAGCGTCAAGAAGCTCTTTTTCATCACACTGCCTTTCCTGAAGGAAAGCATTGTATTCGCCACGCTGCTGCGGGCGATCTGGGAGTTTAACTCCATCGATATGATCTTCACTATGACGAACGGCGGACCGATGGATATGACAACCACGCTGCCGATTTACATGATGAAGACTTCTATCCTGGAAGGAAACTACGGTTACGGCTCGGCGATTGGTGTAGTTACGTTCGCCTTCCTGATGATCTTCGTTGTCCTGTACCTCAGACTGAACCGTTCAGGAGGGATGCAGGATGAATAGCAAATGGCAACGTAAGCTTGGTTCAAAGCTGTTATTCTACATTCCGCTTGCCCTTACACTGGCGTTCGTGCTGGTTCCGTTCCTCTGGGCTATTTCCACCTCGCTGAAGCGTGAGGCGGATGTGCTGAGCGGCACAGTCCGGTATATTCCGAGTCCGGCTACGTTCGAGAATTTCATTCATGTGTGGAATGACAACAATTTCTCGCAATATTTCCTGAACAGCGTGTTCGTGTCGGTTGTCTCTGTAGTGGCGATAACGGTGCTGTCCGTACTGAACGGCTACGCCATGAGCCGGTTTAAGTTCAAGGGCAAGGGAGCCTTCATGCTGGTGCTGCTGGCCACCCAAATGATGCCGGTCATCCTGTTCGTCATTCCGCTGTTCCTGATCTTCAAGAATCTCGGGATGATTAACACGCCATACGCACTGATCCTGTTCTACATCGTGCTCCAGGTTCCGTTCAACACGATCCTGATGCGCGGCTTCATCTCCTCGACACCGAAGGAGATTGACGAAGCGGCGATGGTGGACGGAGCCGGACGGCTGCGGATTATCTTCGCGATTATTATGCCGATTGTGCTGCCGGGAATTGTGGCTACCAGCGCATTCGCGTTCATCGGGGTATGGAATGAGTTCCTGGTCGCCTTCTCCTTCATTACAACGCCGGATCAGTTCACCATACCGATCGGCCTCAAATTCATGGTCGGCGAGTTCAGCGTCCAGTACGCATCGCTTGCGGCCGGCAGCATTATCGGGCTGATTCCGCCCGTGCTGCTCTTCATGTTCATTCAGCGTTATCTGGTCGAAGGACTGGGCGGCGCAGTCAAAGGCTAGTGTCCGGTATCGCAAGGACGGATAAGGCCTGACTGAACCTGCCGGACCCGTCCTTTGGATATACAAAAGTAATTCATTCGGGGAGGATCACAGTATGATGGGGAAACACAAAGGTAAACGCACGGCACTACTATCGGCAGCGCTCCTGCTGCTGCTTGCCGGCTGCGGCGGGAATAACGGCGGGAATGCCGCAAGTAACGGAGGAAATGCTGCGTCAGCGACAGATAGCGGGGCTGCCAAAGCGGCCAGCGGTGAGAAAGCCAAGATCAGCTTCTGGGCTGCGGCGGTCACGACAGAGCGCAACGCCTTCTTCGAAGAGATCGTGAAGCAATTCGAGCAGGAGAATCCGGATATTGATGTGGATTATCTGGGGGTTCCGGGAGACCTCGCGGCCTATGAGCAGAAGGTGAATGTAGCCATCTCTGCCGATCAGGCGCCGGATATTATGAACGATTTCAAATCCGACCTGCTGGCCCGCGGCGTGCTGGAGCCGCTGGATACGTATTATGAGCAGTGGGCAGACAAGGCGCTGATCAACCCTGAGCTGATTGCCAGTAACCGTAAGCTGGATACGGCTGAAGGAAAATTGTATGCGTTACCATACAGCTCACAGACCTGGAACCTGTGGGTCCGCCCGGACTGGTTCAAGGAAGCCGGCCTTGCACTGCCGGACACCTGGGACCAATTCTTTGATGCTGTCGCCAAAATGACGGACAAATCCAAAGACCGTTACGGCCTTAGTATCCGCGGCGGTGCGGGCAGTGCCAATACACTGGAGATGCTGATGTATGCGTATTCCGGCATCACCGATTATTTCACGGCAGAAGGCAAAGCAACGATTAATGATCCGCTTAATGTTGAATTTGTTGAGAAATATCTCGGTGCTTACAATGTATACACGCCTGAAGATGACTTGAACAAGGGCTGGAGCGAGCTGGCCGCGACCTTCCAGTCGGGCAAAGCCGGGATCGTTGTGCACAATTTAGGCTCCGCCAGCTCTCATGAGAAAGCCTTCGGCGGCGATTATACGAAGTTCGAGGCTGTACCTTTTCCAAAAAGCGTGAAGGGTTACCGCGAGCATCCCGGCCTCATGCCGCTGGGGCTGACGATGAGTAAATCGGCAAAGAACAAGGATGCGGTCTGGAAATTCATGACCTTCTATCTGTCGCATGACATCAACAGCAAATACGGCAAGCTGTACGGTGAAATCCCTGCCAACACAGAAGCAGCAGGCGATGAGTGGGTACAGGGTGTGCCGTACATGAAATCAGCGTCTGATCTGCTGAACAATACGGAGACGAAGTTCTCTGATGTGCCGTATTATCTGGCCGGATACTCCAATGTGCAGAAGTCGGTTGAACCGCTGATTCAGAAGGTGATGGCCAAGCAGCTGACTGCCAAGGAAATGCTCGATCAGTGGGCAGCACTGCTGGAGCAAGAGAAAGCAGAGCAATAAAGCACAAGGGGCCGGAGGAACTCCGGCCCGGAAGGAGCTGTTCAAGTGGAAACAACAAGTGCGCCTTGGGTACCCGATCTCGGCAATGGCCGGTACCGCAATCCGGTGCTCTATGCAGACTATTCCGACCCGGATGTAATCCGGGTCGGGGATGACTATTACATGACGGCCTCAAGCTTCAACCACATGCCGGGACTGCCGGTTCTGCATTCCCGCGATCTGGTGAACTGGACCCTGGTCAATCATGCACTGGAGCGGCTGGATTTGCCGGGATACGACCAGGTCCAGCACGGGAAGGGCGTATGGGCGCCCAGCCTGCGCCATCATGACGGGAAGTTCTGGATCTTCTTCGGCACTCCGGATGAAGGGATCTTCATGACCCAGGCGGAGGACCCGCTCGGAGCGTGGTCTGCACCTCATCTGGTCAAGGCTGCCAAGGGCTGGATTGACCCGTGTCCGTTCTGGGACGAGGACGGGCAGGCTTATCTGGTCCATGCCTTTGCCAAAAGCCGCAGCGGCATCAAGCATATTCTGCATGTGTGTGCGATGAGTCCGGACGGCAGAGAGCTGCTGGATGAAGGCAGGCTGATTATTGACGGAACAGCCGATCATCCGACGCTGGAAGGTCCCAAAATGTACAAGAGGGACGGATGGTATTATATTCTGGCCCCTGCCGGCGGCGTAGCGACGGGCTGGCAGGCTGCCTTCCGCTCCAAATCGATCTACGGTCCTTATGAGGACCAGATTGTTCTGGAGCAGGGCAATACCGGGGTCAATGGTCCGCATCAAGGCGGCTGGGTGGAGACTCCTAAGGGAGAAAGCTGGTTCCTGCACTTTCAGGACAAGGGAGCTTACGGGCGGATCATCCATCTGCAGCCGGTAGAATGGGTAGACGGCTGGCCGGTTATGGGGGAGGCGCCAGCCGGGAGTCTGACCGGACAGCCGGTATCCGGGTGGCATAAACCTGAGTCCTCCGGGGCAACACCGCCAGCTGCGCCGCAGACCTCCGACCGGTTCACCGAAGGCCGTCCCGGTCTGCAGTGGCAGTGGCAGGCCAATCCGCAGGCTGGCTGGATTGCAGCCGGCTACCCCGGTCCGGGCCTGCGGCTCCGTTCTGCGCCGCTCGGTACAGAGCGGCTGTATGATGCACCACAGCTCCTGATGCAGAAGTTCGCTGCGCCTGCATTCACGGCGCAGGTGCAGGTCAAACCGCAGTTCGGCGCATTGTCAGAGAGGGCCGGCCTGGTCGTGCTGGGTCATAAGGCGGTGCACTTAAGCCTGTTCACCGCAGAAGACGGCGGCCTGTGCCTGGGCCGGTTCGAGAGTCTGCCTGCGGATTCGGCAGAGAATGCGGAGTATGCTTTTACAGACGGCTTGGTGAAATTAGCTGCGGAGGCTGTTCATCTCCGGCTTACAGTATCAGACGAGGCTGTCTGCCAGCTTGCGTACAGCGAAGACGGGGATGCCTTCACGGAGATGGGGACATCATTCCGGCTCCAGGAAGGTGCAGGTGCCTGGGTTGGAGCCAAGTTCGGCATCTATGCAGCGGCTTGTGGTGCTGGTGCTTTGGCGGAGGAGCACGGATACGCACATTTCGAAGAATTTGAAGTCTGTTTGTAGGAAAATAAGAGCCACAGCCGTGAGCGAATCACGGCGTGGCTCTTACTTCTGCGTTCATGCACGCCTACACCAGCACCAAGGTTCTCTTTTGCGGCTTCATGCCGAGTACGGTATCCAGGGAGGGCGGGAAATATGAGCAGCTATAGGTATAGCTAAGCTCAATGTCATGCGGGCCGGAGCTTAAGCCGCCTGCTTTGACCACGGTAAAGACCGCAGGGTCAAGCACTCCCCAGTGGATATTACCTAATGAAGCCATTTCTCCCTGGGTATAAGTTACTCCGTTAATTGTCCAAGTAATTTGTTCCCCGCTGAAGGTTTCTCCGTCTACAGTGATAACAGCAGGACGCAGCTGGGACAGCCAGACTCCGCGGTAGTATAGCGAACGTATGGTCAGCTGGAAGCCGGTGGTCCGGCCGGCGGCATCTTTACTATTTTTGAAACCTCTGGATTGGATACATTCCTTGTCGAACATGGCTGTAATCTCCCT encodes:
- a CDS encoding response regulator, giving the protein MIKLLIVDDDMWIREGLKRNIRWEQAGIEVAGTAADGEEALERMQELQPDLVLTDIQMPFLDGLQLAERINEVYAGTKVVFLTGYDDFSYAKQALRLQAADYILKYEDNEVILNAVAAAASTFLAERKEAEKARKSQSLIQNKFLAELLEGCANPQWARVELGNLGIAAPEEFFQVAVIQPEDGRRFARQGEGDNAELLLFSIGNICSELGAEAFPYRYPVVYNNRVNLLFNLPAADTGEDPAAECLPVHLEKIRRTLEDYLKLQVSVGLGTCRKGIERISLSYGEALAAAQLKPITGEAGVFVSGEIRHSQSSHHSLLKEMERYIRQHFREEELNLTAIAGHVHISPAYASTLFKKYKGTNFSEYLIQLRMDKAAELLAATDAKSYEVAEQVGYRNPQYFSVLFKKHYGKSPSEYRRDQQQI
- a CDS encoding sugar ABC transporter permease, producing the protein MELSQSTGGKRMTVKSKLSRKKTGDRWFPYLLIAPTVLLIAGLLVFPIFRVFDLSVQSYDFTRLQKAGYIGLENFRNIFTKDDMFYSSLWITVKWVLIEVVLQLVFGLIVALLLNQAFRLRGLVRSMVLVPWAVSGVLTTMLWSLMFNQHIGVINDILMKLGLISEPVAWLANIHTVFGSVVVAELWRGIPFFAITLLAALQTIPHEVYESCEVDGAGSVKKLFFITLPFLKESIVFATLLRAIWEFNSIDMIFTMTNGGPMDMTTTLPIYMMKTSILEGNYGYGSAIGVVTFAFLMIFVVLYLRLNRSGGMQDE
- a CDS encoding carbohydrate ABC transporter permease, which gives rise to MNSKWQRKLGSKLLFYIPLALTLAFVLVPFLWAISTSLKREADVLSGTVRYIPSPATFENFIHVWNDNNFSQYFLNSVFVSVVSVVAITVLSVLNGYAMSRFKFKGKGAFMLVLLATQMMPVILFVIPLFLIFKNLGMINTPYALILFYIVLQVPFNTILMRGFISSTPKEIDEAAMVDGAGRLRIIFAIIMPIVLPGIVATSAFAFIGVWNEFLVAFSFITTPDQFTIPIGLKFMVGEFSVQYASLAAGSIIGLIPPVLLFMFIQRYLVEGLGGAVKG
- a CDS encoding sugar ABC transporter substrate-binding protein, coding for MMGKHKGKRTALLSAALLLLLAGCGGNNGGNAASNGGNAASATDSGAAKAASGEKAKISFWAAAVTTERNAFFEEIVKQFEQENPDIDVDYLGVPGDLAAYEQKVNVAISADQAPDIMNDFKSDLLARGVLEPLDTYYEQWADKALINPELIASNRKLDTAEGKLYALPYSSQTWNLWVRPDWFKEAGLALPDTWDQFFDAVAKMTDKSKDRYGLSIRGGAGSANTLEMLMYAYSGITDYFTAEGKATINDPLNVEFVEKYLGAYNVYTPEDDLNKGWSELAATFQSGKAGIVVHNLGSASSHEKAFGGDYTKFEAVPFPKSVKGYREHPGLMPLGLTMSKSAKNKDAVWKFMTFYLSHDINSKYGKLYGEIPANTEAAGDEWVQGVPYMKSASDLLNNTETKFSDVPYYLAGYSNVQKSVEPLIQKVMAKQLTAKEMLDQWAALLEQEKAEQ
- a CDS encoding family 43 glycosylhydrolase, with translation METTSAPWVPDLGNGRYRNPVLYADYSDPDVIRVGDDYYMTASSFNHMPGLPVLHSRDLVNWTLVNHALERLDLPGYDQVQHGKGVWAPSLRHHDGKFWIFFGTPDEGIFMTQAEDPLGAWSAPHLVKAAKGWIDPCPFWDEDGQAYLVHAFAKSRSGIKHILHVCAMSPDGRELLDEGRLIIDGTADHPTLEGPKMYKRDGWYYILAPAGGVATGWQAAFRSKSIYGPYEDQIVLEQGNTGVNGPHQGGWVETPKGESWFLHFQDKGAYGRIIHLQPVEWVDGWPVMGEAPAGSLTGQPVSGWHKPESSGATPPAAPQTSDRFTEGRPGLQWQWQANPQAGWIAAGYPGPGLRLRSAPLGTERLYDAPQLLMQKFAAPAFTAQVQVKPQFGALSERAGLVVLGHKAVHLSLFTAEDGGLCLGRFESLPADSAENAEYAFTDGLVKLAAEAVHLRLTVSDEAVCQLAYSEDGDAFTEMGTSFRLQEGAGAWVGAKFGIYAAACGAGALAEEHGYAHFEEFEVCL
- a CDS encoding DUF6379 domain-containing protein, with protein sequence MFDKECIQSRGFKNSKDAAGRTTGFQLTIRSLYYRGVWLSQLRPAVITVDGETFSGEQITWTINGVTYTQGEMASLGNIHWGVLDPAVFTVVKAGGLSSGPHDIELSYTYSCSYFPPSLDTVLGMKPQKRTLVLV